In one Papio anubis isolate 15944 chromosome 11, Panubis1.0, whole genome shotgun sequence genomic region, the following are encoded:
- the OPALIN gene encoding opalin isoform X2, with protein MSFSLNFTLPANTTSSPVTSGKETDCGPSLGLAAAIPSLVATALLVALLFTLIHRRRSSIEAMEESDRPCEISEIDDNPKISENPRRSPTREKNTMGAQEAHIYVKTVAGSEEPVHDPYRPTIEMERRRGLWWLVPRLSLE; from the exons ACATCCTCTCCTGTTACAAGTGGGAAAGAAACG GACTGCGGGCCCTCTCTTGGATTAGCGGCGGCCATCCCCTCCCTGGTGGCCACAGCCCTGCTGGTGGCTTTACTATTTACTTTGATTCACCGAAGAAGAAGCAGCATTGAGGCCATGGAG gaAAGTGACAGACCATGTGAAATTTCAGAAATTGATGACAATCCCAAGATATCTGAG AATCCTAGGAGATCACCCACACGTGAGAAGAATACGATGGGAGCACAAGAGGCCCACATATATGTGAAGACTGTAGCAGGAAGCGAGGAACCTGTGCATGACCCTTACCGTCCTActatagaaatggaaagaaggagGGGATTGTGGTGGCTTGTGCCGAGACTGAGCCTGGAATGA